CGAACGCGTGATAACGTGTAATATCTTTTTCTCAGATATATCAGAAGTCATTGTATGTACCCGAGTTCTTCGAGCCGTGATTTCGTTCGTTCGGACATCGATACAGCACCGGAGGCGTTCGCGTGTTCGAACGAGTCGAGCCACTGGTCCAGTTCCTTTTCGAGGTGTCTGCTCCGATCTGATCGGTCGCTGGCAACGTCCACGGATTCGTTCGGATCGTCCACGATATCGTACAGTTCCATAGAACCGTCGGAACCACGGATCAGTTTGTACTGCTCCGTCCGGATGGCCCTGAGAGATCGATCGTACTGTCGAGCAGTCGAGGTAAGACCATCGAGCTGCTCGTCGAGAGCGTCCATAGATGGCTGTGGAGCCATATACTCCGAAATGACGTGCTTGCGTGCGCTCGTCTCTGCATCCGGATGGAACGAGCGCCCTTGGAACTGGCTTCGGACTTCGTCGGCGTCGATACCTGCCGCATCGAGTAGTGTGGGGGGGATGTCAGTGGTCTGTACCAGTTCATCGATCTCACCACCGCCATCGAAGCTTCCGCCAGCGATGATCAACGGAACGTGGAGGAGCGTATCGTACAAACAGTACTGATGATCCATGAGATCGTGTTCACCGATGTTCTCTCCGTGATCGCTAGTGAGAACGAAAATCGTGTCATCCCACTCGTCGGCGTCGACGAGCGACTCTCTGAGATCTCCGATACGTCGGTTCAAATAGGCAATTTCGGCGAAATAGAGCGCCCGAAGCGCCTCGAACTGCTGCTCGGAATGGTCGGTACGTCCGGCGATATACTCCCAGGCATTCTGGGAGATGTCCATCGCCTCGGCATAGGAGATTTCCTCGGGAAGAAACTGTGTTGCGATCGATTTCGGCGGACGATACTCCAGATGTGGTTCCAAATAGTTGATGAAAAGGAAAAACGGTCGGTCGTGTCGTTCACCGAGCCATCGTTCGACCCATTCGTTCGTTCGCCGGGCACCATCGTCCCGTCGTTTCCGTAAGAACCGGCCATAAACGGCGTTGGCAATGTTTACGACAGGATTTCCCTCGATGAGCCGCCTGGCAAGCGCCGGGAACATTTCGAGTCCGTTCGTCGTTCGAGCTACTTCCCCGAGATCGGTGTCCGTCTGAATATACTGCCACGTTTTATGAAACGTATCGAACCCCCGCCTGAATCCGAACTCCTCGCTGATCCACGTGTTGTTCGAAACCCCGACTGTCTCGTAGCCGTTCGCCGCGAACGTTTCTGCCACCGTCTCGAGCGACTCATCGAGGTGTTTGTGATCGGCATGTGCCCCGTGTTTCGATGGATACGTTCCTGTAAACAACGACGCATGCGACGGTAGCGTCCACGGAGCGGTAGTGAACGTTCGAGTGTACGTACTACCTTCATCAGATAACCGGTGTATAGCAGACCGGTCGATGTACCGGTCAAGAGCTACGACTTCACGGAAACGGGCGGTGTCCATGACCACGAGGACGATGTTCGGAGGAGTGCTCATCGTGTATGTAAGAGTGTAGACCTCTCAGATAAATCCGATCCTTTTGATCGCGGGGTTGTAAGACTCACGCGCAAAATATCGATCTCATATGTGTTAATTCACACTCGGTATCCCAAATCCTTGAGATGCTCTTCGACTGATTCGATGTCTATTTCCTCGTCGTCAACCGGCTTCTCGGCGACGATCGTCTTGCGCTCTCCCGACTCGTAGGTGTGCCACGGAACTTTCACCAGCCCATCCACGTACACTCCCTCCGGATGACGATACGTCTTGATCGGTATCGGACGTTCTCGATCCCCGAGTAGTTCGCCGTGATCGGCACTCACGACCGTTTTGCCTTGGAGATCGTCTAATAGTGACTCAACTTCCTCCAAAACGATGTCGAGATTCTCGCGGTAGGCCTGCATGACGTCCGTATGTGTTGCGTCCGTCGTCCGCATGACCTCGTGAAACGGTCCCTGCCGAAATTTATCTCCGGTGGGACCGAGATACGGCCAGTGTGGCTGCATGTAGTGCACCATGAGGCGTTTGTTCGGATACGTTTCTGCAGCCTCACGCGCAGCGTCTGATACCGTCTCCGGGTGTGAGGTACGCCCGTTCATGAGATCTCGGTCGGTGAAATCCAACGCGTGAACCTCCGCATCGATATCGTCTTTCGTCTTTGCGTACCAGTCGTTGGCAGTCACGTAGACGAGATCATGAAGCTGCTTGCCACCGAAATTCCCTCGAACGAACTCCGGACTCGTACTTCCCCGAGAGATCCGGCTCTCCGTTTCTCCGGGAAGATCGGAGCAGCGAACGAATTCGTCGTATCGACACGCATCGAGAATGATGAGATTGTCCCAGTCCTCCTCGAACACGTCGATACCGTTCGGGTTGTACGGTTGTCCTGCACGCCAGTGGTTGTACTGCTGATTTATCTCTGAAACGATGGAATGAGGATGTTTAATCCCGTGGATAACATCTTCTGTTCGATAGGGGAACCTGTTTGTAATCTTCTTAGTAACGTTAGCTATCATTGTAATCCCTTAGTTACTTCGAGGGTTATTCCCCATAGATATAAAAATTACCGATCCATTTGTGTTATTATCCTCAATATTCTATCTTAGATATATTACGTCGAAACGGACGCTGTGGGTGTTTATCGACGTGTGTCGGTAAGATCCCGATAGAGCGTTACGTACGATCGGGTGGTTTGACGGACATCGAACTGTTCCGATACGCGGCTGTATGCCCGGTCTCCAAACGGTTCATCCGTCGAAGCGACCCGTTTCATCGCATTAGATAGCTCGTTGGGCGACCGTGTCGGCACCAATACGCCCGTCCGTTCGTGTTCAACCACTTCCTTCACACCAGATATGTCGGTTGCCACGATTGAAAGGTTAGCTGCCATCGCCTCCAAGATAGCGATCGGAAGTCCCTCTCGGACCGAAGAAGAGACGAACACATCAGCGAGACCGTAATATTCCGGGATGTCCTCGGATGGAACGCGACCGACTATCGTAACGGCATCCGAGAGATCGTGCTCTTTCACCGTCTTCCGGAGCGTAGATTCCATCTCTCCCCATCCCACAACCAGAAGATGGGCCTGTGGGAAGTCCTCTGTGAGATGATTCATGGCCAGAACGAGATCTTCTTGTGCTTTTGCCGGAACGTATCGCCCCACCGTGAGAAACAGCGGGTCACCGTGTATCCCTTTCCGAGCACGAAACTCGTCCGGATCTGCTTGTTGAACTCGTTCGTGGAACTCCGTAACGTCGATCCCGTTGTAAATGGTACACCACTGTCCGTCCAACTGCCCCTCATACCGGTGAACCGTCCCTGTGAAGTCCCGTTCGATATCTCCCGCGACAGCGATGGTCGCGGCATCAAGCGGGCGCGTGATCCGTTCAAGCGTTCTCGTGATTGGATGTCGTTCGCTCGGAACGTTGTGTTGGGTCGTAATTATGTGGTCTACGTTCCCAAGGCGACCGAACACACGTCCGAGCGTTTGTGAATAGGGAAGATGAGCATGGACAATGTCGAACTTCTCATGGCGCAAAAAGCGAGCCAGTCGTGCGATGGCTCGTGGGTCGAATTTGAAGCCGGCATCGAAATCGACCACATCAGCCCCTGCCGCTTCGAACTCCGGTGCGAGCGTGTCTTCACCTTCGAGAAAACAGATCGTGTACGTGATATCCGAGGCGTCAGTGTTGCGAACGATATCAAGCAGCAGTGTCGGAGCACCTCCAGGAGCAAGTTGATTGATCAAGAAACAGACATTCATTTGCTCGGATACCTCATTTGAATCGGGTTTACGTAAGTATCGGAAAAAAAGTTAGCGCTTCGATGATGGGTATGAGATATTAGGGTTGTAGAAAGAAGTGTGTTCGATCTGGATGGTGTATGAAGAACGATAGCCGAACGAGAGGGTTCGACTGTCACGCTAGGGTGGACCGGCATCGGTGATAGATGTTCGTAACGTCTCGTTTGAGGTGTTGGGCGAGTTTGTATCCCCGATCCCCGGTCATAGCGATGAACGCATAGAGATAAAATTTCGGAACGAATGGCCATCGAACAAGTGCGGTAGCGAACGTGGTGCGGGCTTCGTCGTAATGTTCGTTGATCAAGGCAGCGTAGCCGAGATCGAACGTGAGATGAGCATACGACTTTTGTTTGAACAGCCATCCATACTCCGCGGCGATCGGCAGAAACGTGTCGATCACTTTCGGATAGGACGTTTCCTTTTTGACGGCGAAATTACCGCTCAGTTTGCTTCGTCCGTCTTCGCGTTGACTGACGACCAGCGGAGCGTCGATAGCTCCGAACTCACACTCCTGGGCCACTCGTAACAGCCATTCTCGATCGTTCCACGACGGTAACTCCTCGTCGAACGGGCCTGCAGCCGAAACGATCTCCTGTCGAACAGCGATCGAGGGAAACGGAGGAGTGGACCCACACAAAAATTTCTTCGTCAGATCGCCTTCGTCTTTTGCGTCTCGAACAGCGATCGTAGACCCGCTCGGATCGAACATCTGTATACCGGTGTATACGGCACCGACGTCGGGACCTTCGTTCTGTAAGACGTCGACTTGTCGTTCGATCTTGGTCGGTTTCCATTGCTCATCATCATCGAGAAACGCGAGTATTTCACCATCTGCGACCTCGATTCCGGTATTCCGCGCTGCGCTCGCCCCTTTGTTCTCCTCGTGACGGACGAAGACGATGTCACGCACCGATTCCTGAGAAGCGTCGTCGACGATATCTTGGGGTGACTCAGGTGAGTGGTCATCGACGACGACGAGTTCGATCTTCTCGTAGGTTTGATCGGTTACTGATTCGATCGCTTCAGGTAAGTACTCCCGTCGGTCGTAAGTGGTGAGGATAACACTGACGAGGGGATCCGCGTTCGACGTGGGCATCGGTCTGTCTGTCGGATCATACGTCTATAAAAATGTCTATTACGATTCTGAAATAATTGTGATAATAATGGCGATGGTCGGACTCGAACGGACGAAGGGAGCCAATCGATGAACGATCGAAGACGAACGAGGCGTTCCACAGTCACTCACGGTGGATCAGCGTCGGTCACATCGATCGTTCGGCACACCGAAATTATCGCCGACGTACTAGCCGACATCAATACGTAATACTTACCCTATTTGAATGAGTTCACCCGCTTAAATGGGTGGCACATCAAGATACACATTTGATAATTTAGTCGATGCACTATACAACCCAGAACGGTTCCTTGGAGAGATATATCGAATTTCTGTTGATATCAACGTTCGAGTTCACAGCTACCGAGACAACAGTGATGGTACTCGAGTCATCGAGGAGGACTGGGACAATCTCGTCATCCTCGACGCCTGTAGGTTCGATATGTTCAATGAACAAAATATTTTGGACGGGCGTCTCGAACGGCGACGGTCACTCGGGAGTGAAAGCTGGGAGTTCCTCCAAGAGAACTTCGTCGGTGAAAGCCATCACGATGTCGTGTACGTGACGGCGAACCCCCACGCACCGAAGCTTCCGGCGGGAACTTTCCACGAGGTAATCAACCTCCTTGAGAACGGCTGGGATCCGGAGCTACAGACCGTTCGTCCTGCGACAGTCGTGGATGCAGCCGTAGACGCTCACGAGACGTATCCGAACAAACGCCTCATCATTCACTTCATGCAACCCCACTATCCGTTCATCGGCGAGCATGGACAGACGCTTACACACAGAGGGCTTCTCAACTCAACGGAGGATGAAGACGGTTCGAACCGTGAACGCCATCTTTGGGGCAGTCTTGGTCACGGCCGTCTCGACATCGATGCGGTCTGGCGTGCGTACAGAGAGAACCTCGATATTGCGCTCGAGGCAGTGAGCGGTCTGCTCGATACGCTTTCCGGCAAGTCGGTAGTGACATCAGATCACGGGAATCTCGTTGGCGAACGGACTCGTCCACTCCCTGCTCGGGGATACGGTCATCCTCGTGGTTTGGATGTCCCTGAACTTCGGAACGTTCCCTGGCTCGTCGTGGAGGCGGACGAACGCCGATCGGTCGTCGCCGAGGAACCTGTAGAATCATCACAGCTCGGATCCGACGTGATCGACGACCGGTTGTCGGCCCTCGGCTACAAGTGAACCTGCGGAGTCCTTCGGTCACTCGGAAAAGCTCCGGGTCACAGCGATTTCTGAAGATTCACTTCGAAATCGATCCCTGTCGGTCGCTTCGCCCTGACGGTGGAACTGACGATCTACCCTGCATAGTTGCACCGACGACGAACCCAGCCACCGTCCAGAACACCATCAGCGCCACACTGCCAGATGCGTGGATCGCCGTCCAAAACGCGTACGCGTAAAATCCCAAAAGTCCACACACTAACGCAGCCCACAACGTCTGAGATTCATCCGATGAAAGACCCTGTTTGGCAGCACACCCTAGTATCGCAATGAGACACATAACAAACGTGATCGCAGCGGGAACACCGCCACTCGCAAGCGTCATCAGATAGATGTTGTGGATCGATTTCGGTTCATGGATGCCATACGATTGGGCCATCCAGAGGAAGTTGTGTCCCCCGATCCCGAAGAGTGGATACTGCAAACCGAGATCGACTGCTCCGAGGTACTGTTTGACCCGTACCGAAACGTTTGCTGTGCTGACTAAGGGAACGTTCCCAATGAGTTCGATTATTTGTTCTTCATGCGATAATTGTCTCGTCCCAGAGCCGGATTCCCACGAGCCTCCTGGAACGCCAGAGGGACCCGAATCGGAATCATCCTGGATCGTAGCACTTCGCATCGTGAACAAGACGACATTGAACGCGCCAGCCCCCATCGAACTAGCTACTCCGAGGACCGAATCCCGCACTGCTGTAACCCCTCCAGTGGACAGTTCTCGAACGGCTAGATAAACGCCAACGGCAGATATCGATCCGATCACGATCCCGAACGCCCCGAATCCCGCATCTGTTCCACTGATACGAATGAGTAGTGCGCTACAGAAAAGAGCGATAGCGGACAAAACCTTCCATACCGAAGAGCGATTGATAATGACCTCGACCAGCACTGGCGTCATCAATATGAGGATAGCCACGAGAATCCTCGATGTGCTCGTGAATCCTCCAGCGAATTGACCGGTCATGAATGACACTGGACCGAGGTGAATGAGACCCTGTTTGGTGCCACTTCCCTCCCCGAGATAGCTCAGGCCAAACCAAACGCGGTTTAGCGTCTGCACGACCGCAAAGAGCAACTGAAAGGAGATAGCAATGAGCATCGAGTATATTGCAGTTGAAATTCCAGAAAAACGAACAATTATGATGGCTACAATAAAGAGTGAGAGATGTCGCAGTTGGGTGACAGCGAAGACCAACCCGGCGGCTCTCGAAGGACCGTTACCGACGATTCCTGCAAGAAACGACCAGAGCACGAAACCAGCGAGACTGAAAACTGCCACGGCTTGTAACCGGGACAGCGACGAGAACGAAGGCCATTTCAAGCGGCCAGAAAGGGTCCACACACCGAGAAGCACCAGAAACGGCAGGAGAACCATATCGACTAACATCACGTTAAGGACGACCGTCTTCCCCGAACCGACCGGTAGCTCATACAGCGGAACGTTTGCAGCAAACGTCGTGAGTACGATGATTGCACTACAGAGCCCTTCGAACACACTGTCGGTACCAACTAACACGAAAAGGTAGCAGAGACCACTGATCCCGACTAACAGGAGAACAGGTACACCAGTCGTGAGCGCGACGACCGGAACACCGACGACGAGCAAACCCGCAAGACAAAACGCAGTCAAGAAGAATTTATTTCTATCAACAGTTTGTGGAGGGGAAGAAATAGCAGACAGGATTGGAACGTTAGTCATGCGGTATCTCATCTGGTGTAATGGTACTGCAGACGACCCTTTAGTGGTTACGTGATTATTTTTCTATAATTACTATTTTAATTATTATATGTTAGTTTATTATATATTTTTATGGAATATACATATAAATAATTGATCTGGAGTGGCGTAGCATTGATGCTACGATCAATGTATATTATCGATATGTTGATCCAAATTTCGATAACCACACAAAAACACAACATATACCTATTCACCATTGGTATGCCAGCACACGAGAATGACTCCAGTAGCGAACTCTGCTGTTATGAGCCGGGGTGAGCGATGTACTGTTTCTCACTCATTACTTAGTGGTTCCGGACGTCCGATCCACGAATTCGCTCACCGGACAGACGTGGGGACATGAGCGAACAAACGACCTCCGAATCCACCGTCTCGCCTCTTCGATCGATCGTTGATGGAGCGTCGATCTTTCTGGTCGGTGAAATCTTGTACAAGGCCTCCGGATTCGTCTTGAATTTCCTTCTAGCACGAACGCTCGGATCGACGCTTTACGGCATCTACACGTATGCCTACACGTATATCACCGTCTCTACGATGTTCGCGAGCCTCGGCAGCGATCAGGCCGTTCTGCGGTATTTTCCGTCGTATTCGGACGACGAAGACGCCCAGAGCTGGATTGCTGGGATATCAGTACTCTCCTCGGTCATCGGTAGCTGCGTCGTTGCTGGCATGCTGTGGGTTCTGGCCCCGACGATTCGGTGGTATACGGGCAACAGCGAGCTGTTCGTCGACGTGATGCGGATCATTGCGATCATGCTCCCGTTCGATACTCTCACGAAGATGTTGGCGAGCATGTTTCGGGGGCTTGAACATCCTACCGAGCAGATTTTCTTACAGAAGATCGTTCGTCCGGGAGCAAGAATCTGTGCCGTCGGAGTCGCCCTGCTGTTAGGATACACGCTCATTGATACGGTCGCCGCGCTCGTCGTGGCTAGCGTGCTTGCGTTCGTGATCGGAGTCGTGCTTTTGGTCCGTCGGACGTCTCTCCGACCATCGTTTTCGGGGATGTCCGGTACGGCATCGACGCCGGAGATCACCGCCTACTACAACTACTCGCTGCCGTTGATGCTTTCGAAGGCAGGGACCATCCTGTACAATCGCGTCGACGTTTTCATGGTCGGGCTACTCATCGGGATGAGTTCGACCGGCTATTACAACATCGCGTTTCTCATGTCGAGCGCGATCACGCTCCCACTGACGGGATGTAACCAACTGTTCGCCCCGATCGCATCACGGCTGTACGACAACGGTGAGGTGGACGAACTCAACGAGATCTACGCCACTGTCACGCGCTGGGCGTTTACACTCGCGCTGTTCGCTGCCCTCGGTGCGATCGTCTACGCCCCGGACATCCTCTCGCTGATCGACGACGAATACACCGTTGCTGTGCCTGTCCTCTCACTATTCGCCGTGGGACAGCTGTTGAACGCGAGCGTCGGACCCAGCAACTACCTCCTCATGATGACCGACCACCAGTACGTTACGTTCGTCAATCATTGGGTGTTCGGCGTCGTCAACGTGGTGTTGAATTTCATTTTCATCCTCCAATTTGGTCTGATAGGGGCCGCACTCGCTACCGCAAGCATTCTTGGACTGTTAAACGTCGTTCGCTGGATCGAAATCAGATATCTCGAAGGCCTATCACCGTACTCACGTGCGTTCTACAAACCGCTCGTTGCAGGTGTCGGGGCCACGGGCGCATTGTATCTCCCAACACTGTGGCTCTCTGAGATACCGCTTCTCGTGGTCGGGGGAAGTCTCGGAGCAGTCGTCTACGGCTTGATACTGTACGCCCTCGGCATAGAACAGTCCGATATTACGTTTGCTCGACAGATGATTGAGTCACGTTGATCGACACACTCACCGACGATCAATCGCTGGCGTCTTCGAGATCGGGCGCGTTGTCATAGCCTGCTCGAAGGAGTTCGCGGTAGCGTTTACGGATCGTAACCGCGCTGACGTCGGCAACGTCGGAGATCTGCCGTTGGGTGAGATCTTCTTCCATGAGCAGTCCAGCAGCGTAGAGGGCAGCAGCGGCCAACCCCACTGGGTTTTTTCCGCTATGAACGCCTTCACGGCGTGCAGCATCGAGAAGATCACGCGCCCGTCGTTCAGTCTCATCACGCACGTGAAGGTCACTTGCAAACCGAGGAAGGTAGCTCATCGGCCGTGCCGGTGCAATTTCGAGTTCTAGTGCCTGCACTAGATGACGGTAGGCGCGTTTGAACCGGAGCGCTTTGACGCGGCTGACAGAGGCTACTTCATCGAGCGTTCGGGGCGTATTGGCCTGTCTCGCAGCGGCGTACAGGGCAGCAGTTGCAACGCCTTCGATCGATCGGCCCTGAAGATGTCCCTCAGAAAGTGCGCGTCGGTAGATGACACTCGCGGTCTCACGAATCGTCTCGGGAAGACCGAGCGCCGACGCCATGCGCTCGATTTCCCCGAGCGCCTGTTTGAGGTTGCGCTCTTGGGCATCACCTGCCTGCACGCGCGCGTTCCACGTCCGAAGTCGTTGTACCTTCTGGCGCTGTCGAGACGACAAGGTGGTGCCGTAGGCGTCAGTGTCCTGCCAATCGATCGTGGTCGATAATCCCTTATCGTGTAACAGGTTCGTCGTTGGTGACCCAACTCGGGATTTCTCATCGCGCTCACTCGGCTCGAATGCACGCCATTCGGGGCCTCGATCGATCCCACCACTCTCGATGACGAGACCACAGTCCTGACAGACCAACTCTCCGTGTTCGGAATCCTCGATGAGCGACCCGGTGCACTCCGGACACACTGTTGGGTCTGTTTGTGAGTGCTCACGCTCCGAGGTGGTGTCTGTTGTCGATACGTCGGTCCGCTCGTACGATGTTACGTTGGTCACTGGCTATGAGATGAATAGGTCGTAGTTTCGTCGGCTCGCTACTCTCCTCGTAATCACCTACGACTTGTGATCGCAACGTAATAGATATGCGTTCGGTTATGACCGAATCAAGTAGAGCAGTGATCACAGCTTATCAAAAATTACGCTGTATCTCGCGCAATGCCGGAAAATAGGGCGTATTAATATTGCCTCGTTCGCCACGATCGACAGTTATTACTTCGGTATGAACCGATATTCTGTATGCGGGAGTTCGTTATCACCCTCGAATACGATCCCGGCGTCGATCCGGTCGCAGACGTGTTCATCGAACACCCGGGATCGATTTCGAAGTCGGTGGCGTGTTCGGTCACTAGAAACGCCATGTGGCGATTGGATCGTATTTCCGGGTCGGCGTCTGCTATCGATCGGTTGGAATATCTCCTCCTTGACACCGAACGATGCAACGAATGTCCGGATCGACCTGCCTGTCATTCCCACCGGGAGTACGAGTTGCTCTCGCAGGACGCGACGAGCTGTACGATTTATACGTACCGGTCGGGAATCGATCAGTGTCGAACGCTTCCGTCACTCGCTGTGGAGTACCTTGGTGATGGGTTGTTCTACGAGACCCAACGAAAATCCAACCAGTACGAATGGCGTATCCTCATGCGCAACGACGCGAACGTCGGACGGTTGTACGACGCTCTCCAAGCGGAACTGTGCGATGGCATCACCGTTTCGTTGTCCCATCTCACCGACCCGACCCACTGGACTGATGAGGCGATCTCGGCGACGACACTCTCCTATGAACAGCGCGAAGCTCTCAGACTGGCGGTCGAACACGGCTACTATCAAACGCCCCGTGAGACATCGCTGACCGATCTCGCGGAAAAAGTCGACGTGCCCCAGTCCACGCTGCAGTATCGTCTCCAACGCGCTGAATCGTGGCTCGCTAGCCATTTCGTCACCGAGTGCTTATAACACAGCGTTTACATCCAGTCGTCAAGCCCGGTTTGGGCGACGGAGTCCTCGATGCGTTCGAATCCGTTTTCGACGGTGCTGTCGGGGACTCCCCAGTCGTCGACGTACTCCCGAGCAGCGTCGATGTCGGGGGATAGATCCGTATCGAGAGTGTACTCGTCGGTCACGTCGGGATTCAGAAACAGCTCTCGGAGAACTTCGGCGTGTTCGACGTACGCCCCTTGTGCTTCGAGTACCCCCCAGAGATCGCCATGCTCGTGAACCAGCTGTACTGCCGTCTTCGGTCCGATGCCGTCGACGCCGTCATTGAAATCCGTTCCACAGAGGATGGCGATGTCCACGAGTTGCTCCCACGTGAGATTATGTTTTTCCAACGTCGCCTCGAAATCCATCCGCTCTGGGTCGCCCGAGCTCGTCAACTGCCGTAGAGTGAACGGTGCACCCAACAACAGAGCATCGTAGTCCTCGCTGCCGACGAACTCCACCGCTCCGGTACGAGCCATGTGCGCCGCCTGT
The sequence above is drawn from the Halocatena salina genome and encodes:
- a CDS encoding glycosyltransferase family 2 protein, which translates into the protein MPTSNADPLVSVILTTYDRREYLPEAIESVTDQTYEKIELVVVDDHSPESPQDIVDDASQESVRDIVFVRHEENKGASAARNTGIEVADGEILAFLDDDEQWKPTKIERQVDVLQNEGPDVGAVYTGIQMFDPSGSTIAVRDAKDEGDLTKKFLCGSTPPFPSIAVRQEIVSAAGPFDEELPSWNDREWLLRVAQECEFGAIDAPLVVSQREDGRSKLSGNFAVKKETSYPKVIDTFLPIAAEYGWLFKQKSYAHLTFDLGYAALINEHYDEARTTFATALVRWPFVPKFYLYAFIAMTGDRGYKLAQHLKRDVTNIYHRCRSTLA
- a CDS encoding transcription initiation factor IIB; translated protein: MTNVTSYERTDVSTTDTTSEREHSQTDPTVCPECTGSLIEDSEHGELVCQDCGLVIESGGIDRGPEWRAFEPSERDEKSRVGSPTTNLLHDKGLSTTIDWQDTDAYGTTLSSRQRQKVQRLRTWNARVQAGDAQERNLKQALGEIERMASALGLPETIRETASVIYRRALSEGHLQGRSIEGVATAALYAAARQANTPRTLDEVASVSRVKALRFKRAYRHLVQALELEIAPARPMSYLPRFASDLHVRDETERRARDLLDAARREGVHSGKNPVGLAAAALYAAGLLMEEDLTQRQISDVADVSAVTIRKRYRELLRAGYDNAPDLEDASD
- a CDS encoding sulfatase, which gives rise to MSTPPNIVLVVMDTARFREVVALDRYIDRSAIHRLSDEGSTYTRTFTTAPWTLPSHASLFTGTYPSKHGAHADHKHLDESLETVAETFAANGYETVGVSNNTWISEEFGFRRGFDTFHKTWQYIQTDTDLGEVARTTNGLEMFPALARRLIEGNPVVNIANAVYGRFLRKRRDDGARRTNEWVERWLGERHDRPFFLFINYLEPHLEYRPPKSIATQFLPEEISYAEAMDISQNAWEYIAGRTDHSEQQFEALRALYFAEIAYLNRRIGDLRESLVDADEWDDTIFVLTSDHGENIGEHDLMDHQYCLYDTLLHVPLIIAGGSFDGGGEIDELVQTTDIPPTLLDAAGIDADEVRSQFQGRSFHPDAETSARKHVISEYMAPQPSMDALDEQLDGLTSTARQYDRSLRAIRTEQYKLIRGSDGSMELYDIVDDPNESVDVASDRSDRSRHLEKELDQWLDSFEHANASGAVSMSERTKSRLEELGYIQ
- the fen gene encoding flap endonuclease-1, whose protein sequence is MGNAALRELAVIEEVSFDALSGVVAVDAHNWLYRYLTTTVRFTNEDAYTTEDGTEVANLIGIVQGLPKFFEHDLTPVFVFDGGVTDLKSDEIEQRREQRERYEEQLETAREEADAAVVSRLESRTQRLTDVIHETTRELLTHLDVPIVEAPAEGEAQAAHMARTGAVEFVGSEDYDALLLGAPFTLRQLTSSGDPERMDFEATLEKHNLTWEQLVDIAILCGTDFNDGVDGIGPKTAVQLVHEHGDLWGVLEAQGAYVEHAEVLRELFLNPDVTDEYTLDTDLSPDIDAAREYVDDWGVPDSTVENGFERIEDSVAQTGLDDWM
- a CDS encoding flippase, producing the protein MSEQTTSESTVSPLRSIVDGASIFLVGEILYKASGFVLNFLLARTLGSTLYGIYTYAYTYITVSTMFASLGSDQAVLRYFPSYSDDEDAQSWIAGISVLSSVIGSCVVAGMLWVLAPTIRWYTGNSELFVDVMRIIAIMLPFDTLTKMLASMFRGLEHPTEQIFLQKIVRPGARICAVGVALLLGYTLIDTVAALVVASVLAFVIGVVLLVRRTSLRPSFSGMSGTASTPEITAYYNYSLPLMLSKAGTILYNRVDVFMVGLLIGMSSTGYYNIAFLMSSAITLPLTGCNQLFAPIASRLYDNGEVDELNEIYATVTRWAFTLALFAALGAIVYAPDILSLIDDEYTVAVPVLSLFAVGQLLNASVGPSNYLLMMTDHQYVTFVNHWVFGVVNVVLNFIFILQFGLIGAALATASILGLLNVVRWIEIRYLEGLSPYSRAFYKPLVAGVGATGALYLPTLWLSEIPLLVVGGSLGAVVYGLILYALGIEQSDITFARQMIESR
- a CDS encoding O-antigen ligase family protein; this encodes MTNVPILSAISSPPQTVDRNKFFLTAFCLAGLLVVGVPVVALTTGVPVLLLVGISGLCYLFVLVGTDSVFEGLCSAIIVLTTFAANVPLYELPVGSGKTVVLNVMLVDMVLLPFLVLLGVWTLSGRLKWPSFSSLSRLQAVAVFSLAGFVLWSFLAGIVGNGPSRAAGLVFAVTQLRHLSLFIVAIIIVRFSGISTAIYSMLIAISFQLLFAVVQTLNRVWFGLSYLGEGSGTKQGLIHLGPVSFMTGQFAGGFTSTSRILVAILILMTPVLVEVIINRSSVWKVLSAIALFCSALLIRISGTDAGFGAFGIVIGSISAVGVYLAVRELSTGGVTAVRDSVLGVASSMGAGAFNVVLFTMRSATIQDDSDSGPSGVPGGSWESGSGTRQLSHEEQIIELIGNVPLVSTANVSVRVKQYLGAVDLGLQYPLFGIGGHNFLWMAQSYGIHEPKSIHNIYLMTLASGGVPAAITFVMCLIAILGCAAKQGLSSDESQTLWAALVCGLLGFYAYAFWTAIHASGSVALMVFWTVAGFVVGATMQGRSSVPPSGRSDRQGSISK
- a CDS encoding glycosyltransferase — its product is MNVCFLINQLAPGGAPTLLLDIVRNTDASDITYTICFLEGEDTLAPEFEAAGADVVDFDAGFKFDPRAIARLARFLRHEKFDIVHAHLPYSQTLGRVFGRLGNVDHIITTQHNVPSERHPITRTLERITRPLDAATIAVAGDIERDFTGTVHRYEGQLDGQWCTIYNGIDVTEFHERVQQADPDEFRARKGIHGDPLFLTVGRYVPAKAQEDLVLAMNHLTEDFPQAHLLVVGWGEMESTLRKTVKEHDLSDAVTIVGRVPSEDIPEYYGLADVFVSSSVREGLPIAILEAMAANLSIVATDISGVKEVVEHERTGVLVPTRSPNELSNAMKRVASTDEPFGDRAYSRVSEQFDVRQTTRSYVTLYRDLTDTRR
- a CDS encoding helix-turn-helix domain-containing protein → MREFVITLEYDPGVDPVADVFIEHPGSISKSVACSVTRNAMWRLDRISGSASAIDRLEYLLLDTERCNECPDRPACHSHREYELLSQDATSCTIYTYRSGIDQCRTLPSLAVEYLGDGLFYETQRKSNQYEWRILMRNDANVGRLYDALQAELCDGITVSLSHLTDPTHWTDEAISATTLSYEQREALRLAVEHGYYQTPRETSLTDLAEKVDVPQSTLQYRLQRAESWLASHFVTECL